In Oncorhynchus kisutch isolate 150728-3 linkage group LG5, Okis_V2, whole genome shotgun sequence, a genomic segment contains:
- the gca gene encoding grancalcin isoform X1 yields the protein MAYPGYGGYGGPMQGMQLQGMPMQGGPMGGPPQTGYPQNGGGYPGTFSAPPQQPVNDPMWGYFTTIAGQDGEIDAEELQRCLTQTGISGTYTPFSLETCRIMIAMLDRDMTGKLGFIEFKELFAALSSWKQNFMMFDQDRSGTVEPHEMTQSISAMGYRISPQALNAVIKRYSKAGRIYFDDYVACAVKLRALTESFRRRDQMQQGAVNFQYDDFILCTMSI from the exons ATGGCTTATCCAGGATATGGCGGG TATGGAGGACCAATGCAAGGCATGCAACTCCAGGGTATGCCCATGCAGGGTGGACCCATGGGAGGCCCACCCCAGACAGGCTACCCCCAGAATGGTGGAGGCTACCCTGGGACCTTTTCTGCTCCTCCTCAGCAGCCTGTTAATGACCCCATGTGGGGATACTTTACTACCATAGCAGGACAG GATGGTGAGATTGATGCAGAGGAACTTCAGAGGTGTCTTACACAGACTGGTATCAGTGGCACCTATACTC CCTTCAGTTTGGAGACATGTAGAATCATGATCGCAATGCTGGAT AGAGACATGACCGGAAAGCTGGGCTTCATTGAGTTCAAGGAGCTGTTTGCTGCCCTGAGTAGCTGGAAGCAGAACTTCATGATGTTCGACCAGGACCGGAGTGGCACGGTGGAACCCCATGAGATGACCCAGTCCATCTCCGCTATGG GCTACAGGATCAGCCCGCAAGCTCTGAACGCTGTCATCAAACGCTACAGCAAGGCTGGCCGGATCTACTTTGACGACTATGTGGCATGTGCTGTGAAGCTTCGCGCCCTCACAG AGAGCTTCAGGAGGAGAGACCAGATGCAGCAGGGGGCTGTCAACTTCCAATACGATGAT TTTATCCTGTGTACGATGTCCATCTGA